The Agelaius phoeniceus isolate bAgePho1 chromosome 34, bAgePho1.hap1, whole genome shotgun sequence DNA window tcccgccgcggtctcgcctccgcccggctctggccctactggcggtggcgctgctgggcgggcatcagtgccgtgtgcgggggcggcatcgccgcccttcgcctccgcctggcccgagcccggccccggccccgaggcaggctccagccccgagcccggccccggccccggcccctcccggggcccgcggaggacacaggcggcgcggccgctgccgccgcctccgctgcggcttccccggcccgagctccgccgctcggcagcgcggccgccggccccgagcctcccgtgccgcgttgcGAGGAgcgaaggcctgggcatggccggcccggggcggctgaggggcgctcgggggccgttgctggccccgggccgagcgctgacagccgcgtcccgcccgcagggacggcgcccgaggccctgcaggagcgctaccgcctgggttcgctgctggggcgcggaggattcggcagcgtcttcgcggccacgcggctctcggacggcgccccggtgagcggcggggccggcggcgggcgcaggacgAGGggacggaggaggaggaggatggggctgggcagagcgggcggcgagctgaggccactgctgtccttggcttgcaggtggccatcaagagggtgccacggaaccgcgtccggcactggggcgagctggtgagtgagcggggccagcggcagcagccggggctgccgggcggggatgagccgaggcccggcacggtggaagccgccaggacgcctcgagggggagcgggcgtgggcgcagcgcagggcgcagagcatcccgggctggctcagggcttccccaggcctggcacggcatcggccccgctgagggcatcgtgctcctcccgcagcccgatggcagcagggccccgctggagatcgtgctgctagccaaggtgtccactggcttccccggcgtggtgcagctcctggagtggcttgagctccccaaccacatcgtgatggtgatggagcggccagagcggtgtcaggacctgcagcgtttcattgAGGCACGGCagttcctgcccgaggaggtggcgcgggagctgttccgccaggtg harbors:
- the LOC143696406 gene encoding serine/threonine-protein kinase pim-1-like, giving the protein MDWTAPEALQERYRLGSLLGRGGFGSVFAATRLSDGAPVAIKRVPRNRVRHWGELPDGSRAPLEIVLLAKVSTGFPGVVQLLEWLELPNHIVMVMERPERCQDLQRFIEARQFLPEEVARELFRQVLEAVWHCTSCGVLHRDIKPQNIVLDLATGQAKLIDFGCGTYLQETAYTHFAGTPSYSPPEWNDFGWYHGEAATIWSLGILLHQMVCGEHPFRRGRNLCWGQLPLPQGLSQVPNTQYPMY